A genomic window from Cytobacillus suaedae includes:
- a CDS encoding DUF4179 domain-containing protein, with the protein MFEKEEKQLQNLKQHYDDIPIPASIDEHILKGIHRAKKKKRFSSVKWGSLAASLFIVLILTSLRVSPTFAGYISNIPGLEKIVELVRFDKGLMSAIENDFYQEINVSQEHEGINLTINGAIVDEQKMVLFYTVESNRNIKSLSPDKIKLQDENGKVIEKIGVSYGAIQDIRKGEPASDTLDFHFEESFPDSFILSVKLAGLGLDSTWEIPFTIDQTKYQGMKDEIILNETVSIENQKITFEKVTILPTRVAVHLKYDEANTKQIFALEDLRLVDENGERWDGISNGVSASLPSENERIIYLQSNYFKKPKELYLEFSSVRALDKDELEVVVDTATNGLLKSPKDGMLSSVEKRGHDLAFLLNSSHPSDENFNYGLLSQEYKDQEGNVYRSTSSFSSDSPDGKQIGLVLENLDFINPLTFTIVDYPSRITESVRIKIK; encoded by the coding sequence ATGTTTGAAAAAGAAGAAAAGCAATTACAGAATCTAAAGCAACACTATGATGATATACCAATCCCAGCATCAATTGATGAGCATATTTTAAAAGGAATTCATCGAGCGAAAAAGAAGAAGCGTTTCTCTAGTGTGAAATGGGGAAGCTTAGCTGCTAGCTTGTTTATTGTTTTGATACTGACATCGCTTCGTGTTTCACCTACATTTGCTGGCTACATTAGTAACATTCCTGGGCTTGAGAAAATTGTAGAATTAGTTCGATTTGATAAGGGACTTATGTCAGCAATTGAAAATGACTTTTATCAGGAGATTAATGTTTCACAAGAGCACGAGGGAATTAACTTAACTATCAATGGAGCTATAGTTGATGAACAAAAGATGGTGCTATTTTATACTGTAGAAAGTAATCGAAATATCAAATCTCTTTCCCCTGATAAAATCAAACTGCAAGATGAAAATGGAAAGGTTATTGAAAAAATAGGTGTTTCATATGGTGCTATCCAAGATATTCGTAAAGGTGAGCCGGCCTCTGATACACTAGATTTCCATTTCGAAGAAAGTTTTCCCGATTCTTTCATTCTTTCAGTAAAGCTGGCTGGTCTTGGTCTTGATTCTACATGGGAAATTCCGTTTACAATTGACCAAACAAAGTACCAGGGTATGAAGGATGAGATTATTCTAAACGAAACAGTCTCAATTGAAAATCAAAAGATTACTTTCGAAAAGGTGACAATTCTACCAACTAGAGTTGCAGTTCATCTAAAATACGATGAAGCAAATACAAAACAAATCTTTGCACTAGAAGACCTTCGTCTTGTAGATGAAAATGGTGAGCGTTGGGATGGTATTTCTAATGGGGTGTCGGCATCACTTCCGAGTGAAAATGAGAGAATCATTTACCTTCAAAGTAATTATTTCAAAAAACCTAAAGAGCTTTATCTTGAATTTAGTTCAGTTCGAGCACTTGATAAAGATGAGCTTGAGGTAGTGGTTGATACAGCTACGAATGGGCTGTTAAAGTCACCTAAAGATGGTATGTTGTCTTCAGTAGAAAAACGTGGGCATGACCTCGCATTTCTACTTAATTCATCACACCCGTCTGATGAAAACTTTAATTATGGCTTGCTTTCACAAGAATACAAAGATCAAGAAGGTAACGTATACAGAAGTACTAGTTCATTTAGTTCAGATAGTCCAGATGGTAAACAAATAGGTTTGGTTTTGGAGAATTTAGACTTCATAAATCCGCTCACCTTTACAATTGTTGACTATCCATCACGCATTACAGAATCTGTTCGTATTAAAATCAAATAA
- a CDS encoding sigma-70 family RNA polymerase sigma factor produces the protein MCAQVLIKRAKQGDEHAFYSLISAHKEQLYRIAYSYLKSEQDSLEAIQEVTFRAYKALPKLKDDSFFSTWLIRIMINYCNDQIRKKKRETLTSVELEVPYVENTERFELEEAIESLDEKSKEVITLKYFQDLKVKDIAEILDCPEGTVKTWLSKALKKLRDQIESKGGMKHV, from the coding sequence ATGTGCGCTCAAGTACTAATTAAGAGGGCGAAACAAGGAGATGAACATGCCTTTTATTCTCTTATTTCAGCCCATAAAGAGCAGTTATATAGAATTGCATATTCCTATTTGAAAAGTGAACAAGATTCATTAGAAGCCATTCAAGAAGTTACATTTCGAGCTTATAAAGCTTTGCCGAAGCTTAAAGATGACAGTTTTTTCTCAACCTGGCTTATTCGAATCATGATTAACTACTGTAATGACCAGATTCGAAAAAAGAAGCGGGAAACGCTTACTTCCGTAGAGCTTGAAGTTCCTTATGTGGAAAACACAGAGCGCTTTGAACTAGAAGAAGCGATTGAGTCCCTAGATGAGAAATCCAAAGAAGTGATTACCCTTAAATATTTTCAGGATTTAAAGGTAAAAGACATTGCAGAAATTCTCGATTGTCCAGAGGGAACGGTAAAAACCTGGCTGAGTAAGGCCTTGAAAAAACTTCGTGATCAAATTGAATCCAAAGGTGGGATGAAGCATGTTTGA
- a CDS encoding SDR family oxidoreductase gives MGRLNGKIVVITGASSGIGEGIAYLAAEQGATPILLARSYKALEEIASIIKQRYNVPCAYYELDVSNTVAIKTVFNQILLDHKKVDVLVNNAGFGIFENVIDTDLTKIESMFDVNVLGLVACTKMVLPHMIERSTGHIINIASQAGKISTPKSSVYSATKHAVLGFTNGLRLELANSNVFVTAVNPGPIKTRFFEIADETGKYVKNVEKFMLDPDFVARKVVNTMLVPKRELNLPGWMNMGSILYQLFPTMFERIGKKAIFKK, from the coding sequence ATGGGTCGATTAAACGGTAAAATCGTTGTCATAACAGGGGCTTCTTCCGGAATTGGTGAAGGGATTGCATACTTAGCTGCTGAGCAAGGTGCTACCCCTATTCTTTTAGCACGGAGTTATAAAGCATTAGAAGAAATTGCTTCTATTATTAAGCAGCGTTATAACGTTCCTTGTGCGTATTATGAGCTTGATGTTAGTAATACAGTTGCTATTAAAACAGTATTTAATCAAATTCTTCTTGACCATAAGAAAGTAGATGTTCTAGTCAACAATGCAGGGTTTGGTATTTTTGAAAATGTTATTGATACTGACCTTACGAAAATTGAATCGATGTTTGATGTGAATGTACTTGGGCTTGTTGCTTGCACCAAGATGGTACTACCACATATGATTGAGAGAAGTACAGGTCATATTATTAACATTGCATCCCAGGCAGGAAAAATTTCTACACCAAAGTCCAGCGTCTATTCTGCCACTAAACATGCTGTGCTTGGCTTCACAAATGGTCTGAGACTTGAACTTGCAAACTCGAATGTTTTTGTAACTGCTGTCAATCCAGGTCCAATTAAAACTAGATTCTTTGAAATTGCAGATGAAACAGGAAAGTATGTTAAAAACGTTGAAAAGTTCATGCTCGACCCCGACTTTGTCGCGCGCAAAGTAGTTAATACAATGCTTGTTCCAAAACGAGAACTTAACCTTCCGGGCTGGATGAACATGGGAAGTATTCTCTATCAGTTATTCCCAACGATGTTTGAGAGAATTGGGAAAAAAGCTATCTTTAAGAAGTAG
- a CDS encoding MBL fold metallo-hydrolase produces MDQQIDTKEVIKFTVPTPFPVGDVNLYLIKGDVLTLVDAGVKTEEAWNSFQEQLEAIGLKTTDIEQVLLTHHHPDHVGMLDFFPADLPVIGHPLNDSWISKDPEFFERHTAFFTDLFTKSGIDPVFLNLLRKAESPLRFSCHRSLTSTVTEGDRIAGLPDWRVIYTPGHARSHIVLYRESDGLVIGGDAILAHISPNPLLEPPQHNEIERAKPQVQYNKTLKKLLDYDISRIFTGHGDDITDLHSLIHKRLRRQEERAFSVLEMLRVKPMTAFETCQQLFPSVYKKELMLTMSETIGQLDFLEELGEIVIDKTKEYFVYHAKS; encoded by the coding sequence ATGGACCAACAAATTGATACAAAAGAGGTCATTAAATTTACGGTTCCTACCCCATTTCCAGTTGGCGACGTAAATCTTTATTTGATTAAAGGAGATGTGCTTACTCTTGTTGATGCTGGTGTGAAGACAGAGGAAGCTTGGAACAGCTTTCAGGAACAACTAGAGGCTATTGGACTTAAGACAACAGATATTGAACAAGTTTTACTTACTCACCATCATCCAGACCATGTTGGTATGCTCGATTTTTTTCCAGCTGACCTTCCTGTAATCGGTCATCCGCTTAATGACTCCTGGATTAGTAAAGACCCTGAATTTTTTGAAAGACATACAGCATTTTTTACTGACTTATTTACAAAGTCTGGTATTGATCCAGTATTTTTGAATCTATTAAGAAAAGCAGAAAGTCCACTCCGTTTCTCGTGTCACCGTTCACTTACTAGTACTGTTACTGAGGGAGATAGAATAGCAGGCCTACCAGATTGGCGTGTTATTTATACTCCTGGCCATGCTAGGAGCCATATCGTACTATATCGTGAAAGTGATGGTCTTGTTATCGGTGGAGATGCTATTTTAGCTCACATTTCACCTAATCCACTACTAGAACCACCTCAGCACAATGAGATTGAAAGGGCAAAGCCGCAGGTTCAGTATAATAAAACGCTAAAGAAACTATTAGATTACGATATTTCACGCATTTTTACAGGACATGGCGACGATATTACTGATTTACATTCGTTAATTCACAAGAGACTACGAAGACAAGAGGAACGGGCATTCAGTGTTCTTGAAATGCTGCGGGTAAAACCAATGACTGCATTTGAAACCTGTCAGCAATTATTTCCCTCGGTTTACAAAAAAGAACTCATGCTTACTATGTCTGAAACGATTGGACAACTTGACTTCCTTGAAGAATTAGGTGAAATTGTAATTGATAAGACAAAAGAGTATTTCGTATACCATGCAAAGTCTTAA
- the proI gene encoding pyrroline-5-carboxylate reductase, translating into MNYKQRISFVGAGSMTEALMSGMLQEGLFAPGQITVTNHSDQERLMFLNERYNVCTTYDMKGLIEQATIIILAIKPKDVTDGVKRIAQYINENHLVISVLAGISTNKITSLIGKNVAVIRAMPNTSATIGKSATALSKGEFAEDEHLEIAKTLFETVGIVTTVEEQDLHAVTGLSGSGPAYVYYLVEAMERAASEVGLDQAVAKDLILQTIIGAAEMLKSSSKQPSTLRKEVTSPGGTTEAGIKVLEEFNYQDAMVSCIKRATARSTELGSSL; encoded by the coding sequence GTGAATTACAAACAACGAATTTCGTTTGTCGGTGCTGGTTCAATGACTGAGGCACTTATGTCAGGCATGTTACAGGAGGGACTTTTTGCACCGGGGCAAATCACTGTTACTAATCACTCCGACCAAGAAAGACTTATGTTTTTAAATGAACGTTACAACGTATGTACAACCTATGATATGAAGGGGTTAATTGAACAAGCAACAATTATTATTCTAGCCATTAAACCTAAGGACGTTACAGATGGAGTAAAAAGAATTGCACAATATATTAATGAGAATCACTTAGTTATTTCAGTATTAGCAGGGATCTCAACAAATAAAATCACCTCGCTTATTGGAAAAAATGTAGCTGTTATTCGTGCCATGCCAAATACTTCAGCAACCATAGGTAAGTCCGCAACAGCTCTTTCAAAAGGAGAATTTGCTGAAGACGAACATCTAGAAATTGCGAAAACACTTTTTGAAACAGTTGGAATTGTTACGACTGTTGAAGAACAAGATTTGCATGCCGTAACAGGATTATCTGGGAGTGGTCCTGCTTATGTCTACTATCTTGTCGAGGCAATGGAAAGGGCCGCCTCTGAGGTTGGTTTAGATCAGGCAGTTGCGAAAGACTTAATTTTGCAGACCATTATCGGAGCAGCAGAAATGCTTAAATCCTCAAGTAAACAGCCTTCTACTTTACGAAAAGAGGTCACCAGCCCAGGTGGTACAACCGAAGCTGGTATAAAAGTACTTGAGGAATTTAACTACCAGGATGCAATGGTTTCTTGTATTAAACGTGCAACGGCAAGGTCGACAGAGCTAGGTTCATCGCTATAG
- a CDS encoding glycosyltransferase, which yields MITTLLILNILFWTVLLIEASIGYRIIHRLEEVEPKIDDGPLVSIIVAARNEEAAIVESLRSLFKQKYSSIEWIVINDRSTDRTGPLLDNLQKENNRLKVIHIEELPSGWLGKNHALYQGYLCSKGKYLLFTDADVIFQPETVSKAVHFIEKQGVDHITISPNLYAKGFWLQAFIAFFLFGFSFFKRPWRANVDHSKIGMGIGAFNLISREAYETIGTHQEIAMRPDDDLQLGYQIKSYGLRQRVVTGISYVKVTWYETLKDALIGLEKNTFAGLHYRVSMIFVAVIGTFLSHVLPFLTLFTTNVLQLVLSIITISLIFLLYWLVTKRMTSFSLIHFIVFPLTALLFIYSILRASFLTFKRGGIVWRGTKYSLKELRKRQ from the coding sequence ATGATTACAACTTTACTTATTTTAAATATTTTATTTTGGACTGTGCTCCTTATCGAGGCTTCCATTGGTTATCGAATTATACATCGATTAGAGGAAGTAGAGCCCAAAATAGACGATGGCCCTTTAGTTTCGATTATTGTCGCTGCTCGTAACGAAGAAGCTGCAATAGTAGAAAGTCTTAGGTCTTTATTCAAGCAAAAATACTCGTCCATTGAATGGATTGTTATAAACGACCGTTCAACAGATCGTACGGGTCCACTTTTAGATAATCTCCAAAAGGAAAACAATAGATTAAAGGTTATCCATATAGAAGAACTCCCCTCTGGATGGCTAGGCAAAAACCATGCACTTTATCAAGGGTATTTATGTTCAAAAGGAAAGTATCTACTATTTACTGATGCTGATGTTATTTTCCAGCCTGAAACGGTAAGCAAAGCCGTTCATTTTATTGAAAAACAAGGTGTTGACCATATAACAATTTCACCAAACTTATACGCAAAAGGATTTTGGCTTCAAGCATTTATCGCATTTTTCTTGTTTGGCTTTTCATTTTTTAAGCGACCATGGCGTGCAAATGTGGATCACTCTAAAATTGGAATGGGCATTGGGGCTTTCAACCTTATTTCTCGGGAGGCTTATGAAACAATTGGCACACACCAAGAAATTGCAATGAGACCTGATGATGATTTACAGCTAGGTTATCAGATTAAATCATATGGTTTAAGGCAGCGTGTAGTAACAGGTATCTCCTATGTAAAAGTTACATGGTATGAGACTCTTAAGGATGCTCTTATTGGTCTTGAGAAAAACACATTTGCCGGTCTACATTATCGAGTATCTATGATTTTTGTCGCAGTAATAGGTACCTTTCTTTCTCATGTGTTACCTTTCTTGACCCTGTTTACCACCAATGTATTACAACTAGTATTAAGCATTATTACTATTTCACTTATATTCCTTTTGTATTGGCTTGTAACAAAGAGAATGACGTCTTTTTCACTAATTCATTTTATTGTTTTTCCATTAACGGCCCTGCTTTTTATTTACTCTATTTTAAGAGCTAGCTTTTTAACGTTTAAGCGTGGGGGTATTGTTTGGCGAGGAACAAAATATAGCCTAAAAGAATTACGTAAACGTCAATAA
- the namA gene encoding NADPH dehydrogenase NamA — protein METALFSPYTIKNVTLKNRIVMSPMCMYSSHNEDGQVENWHLTHYVSRAVGQVGLIMVEATSVTPQGRISPQDLGIWSDDHVPGLKKLVDMIKEAGSKTSIQIAHAGRKAMVAGEIVAPSAIAFNERMKTPKEMTTEEVKETVVAFREGARRAKEAGFDIIELHGAHGYLINEFLSPLANKREDEYGGNFDNRYRFLSEVIDAVKEVWDGPLFVRVSANDYDPNGLSPEDYVEYSKRMKAQGVDLIDVSSGAVVPAAIPVFPGYQVGFSETIKHGAGFDTGAVGLITTGNQAEEILRNNRADLIFVARELLRDPYWPRTAAKQLGVEIESPKQYDRGW, from the coding sequence ATGGAAACTGCATTATTTTCACCTTATACAATAAAAAACGTCACATTAAAAAATCGAATTGTTATGTCCCCAATGTGTATGTATTCTTCTCATAATGAGGATGGGCAAGTAGAAAATTGGCATTTAACTCACTATGTAAGTCGTGCTGTTGGTCAGGTAGGATTAATCATGGTCGAAGCAACATCAGTCACTCCACAAGGTAGAATTTCTCCGCAAGACCTTGGTATTTGGAGTGATGACCATGTACCAGGTCTAAAAAAATTAGTGGATATGATTAAAGAAGCTGGGTCGAAAACATCAATTCAAATTGCACATGCTGGTCGTAAAGCAATGGTAGCTGGAGAAATTGTCGCACCATCGGCTATTGCATTCAATGAAAGAATGAAAACGCCAAAAGAGATGACAACTGAAGAAGTGAAAGAAACAGTTGTAGCTTTCCGTGAGGGTGCAAGACGTGCGAAGGAAGCAGGATTTGATATTATCGAACTTCATGGGGCACATGGATATTTAATCAACGAGTTTCTTTCACCACTTGCTAATAAACGTGAAGATGAATACGGTGGTAATTTTGATAATAGATATCGCTTTTTAAGTGAAGTAATTGATGCTGTAAAAGAGGTTTGGGATGGTCCATTATTTGTACGTGTTTCTGCAAATGATTATGACCCGAATGGTTTATCACCTGAAGATTATGTAGAATATTCGAAGCGCATGAAAGCACAAGGTGTTGATCTTATTGATGTTAGTTCAGGTGCAGTGGTTCCAGCAGCTATCCCTGTTTTCCCAGGCTATCAAGTAGGGTTCTCTGAAACAATTAAACACGGTGCTGGTTTCGATACTGGGGCTGTAGGCTTAATTACAACGGGGAATCAAGCTGAAGAAATTCTCCGTAACAATCGAGCTGACTTGATATTCGTCGCTAGAGAACTACTACGTGACCCATACTGGCCAAGAACCGCTGCAAAGCAACTAGGAGTAGAAATTGAAAGTCCAAAACAATATGATAGAGGATGGTAA